TTTAGCCATTATTCTGCCCACGCTTTCGTCAACGCTCTGAATCATTGCGGCATAAACAGGGTTATATTGGCCATCCTTTGGTTTCGGCTTTGCCTCGTATTTGCTTACATACTCCTTCTTCGCCTGGAGCGGCGTGTGCACTGCGAAGTGCGGCATATATAGAAAGAAAGGTTTGTCCTTGTTCTTTTCAATAAACTTTTCTGCCTCATCAGTAAGTCGGTCGGTAAGGTATTCACCCTCTTTGCCAGAAGATATTGTTGGAATATTGTATGGATAGAAGTAGCTCGGTGGGCTGCCTTTATTCGTACCCCCAAAGTTCAAATCAAAGCCATGTCTCTCAGGGTAGTATCCCTCCTTGCCTAGATGCCATTTGCCTATATTTGCAGTTGCATAACCAGCTCTTTTTAGTGTCTCGGCGATTGTGATTTCCTCAAGTGGCAGCTCTTGGTGGAATGCTGGCGGCTTCAATTTTGCCCAAGGAAAATTGTGACCCGGTATCCAATCGGTTAAACCAATCCTGGCAGGATATTTTCCTGTGAGAATACTTGCACGTGTCGGCGAGCAAACGGGACACGCCGAATAAGCGTTCGTAAACTTTATCCCTTGGCTGGCTAGCTTATCTATATTCGGCGTCTCATGGAACGTATTCCCGTAGCACCCCAAATCTGCCCATCCCATATCATCCATAAGAATAAAGATAAAATTCGGCTTTCTCTCGCGAGCAAAAACAATATTTGAACCCACTATATTCATCGCACTTGCTCCTACCGCTCCCCAGCTTATTTTGGATAAGAATGTTCTTCTGCTTATTTGGCTCATCCTTTGCACCGCCTAATCATTAATCAATCATTCTAGGCTATTCTGCATGCATCACTATTCATCCTCTCCTGACCCTTCACCGCCGAAGTTATCACACCAATGGTGCATATAATAGCTGCCACTAAGAATGCATCCCTGAATGCGTTAACCCGTGCGGCAACATCATCTAGCCTTGTTTGGTAATACATCAGCCTGCTCGAGTATACCGCTTGCGAAATTGCCACGCCCGTAACCATTCCGAGGTTGCGCATAGTCGCAAGCATTCCACCGGCGACACCAAGCATTCCCTTTGGAACCGAACTCATCAGTGCGTTGTTATTTGGCGATTGAAAGATAGCAGTACCCAGCCCCACAACCACCAACGCAATAACTACGCGAATATGTGAAGGCGAAGCCCCAAGGCAGCCGATAAGCACCAAGCCAATGCTAGCTAACCCAAGCCCAATCGATCCTAAAACTCTCGAGCCTATTCGGTCAGATAGATTACCACTCAGAGGAGCAACCAAAGCTACCGTAATCGGTGTAGCGGTTAATGTCAACCCCATGCGCCGAGGTTCATACCCAAGC
This Armatimonadota bacterium DNA region includes the following protein-coding sequences:
- a CDS encoding sulfatase, translating into MNIVGSNIVFARERKPNFIFILMDDMGWADLGCYGNTFHETPNIDKLASQGIKFTNAYSACPVCSPTRASILTGKYPARIGLTDWIPGHNFPWAKLKPPAFHQELPLEEITIAETLKRAGYATANIGKWHLGKEGYYPERHGFDLNFGGTNKGSPPSYFYPYNIPTISSGKEGEYLTDRLTDEAEKFIEKNKDKPFFLYMPHFAVHTPLQAKKEYVSKYEAKPKPKDGQYNPVYAAMIQSVDESVGRIMAKLDELGIADNTVVIFNSDNGGYVKATSNAPLRAGKGTLYEGGIRDPLIVRWPGKVKEGSICNEVVTSTDYYRTICEIAGVKPPENQPIDGVSIVSLLKQTGGINRKAVYWHYPHYHPGGTSPAGAIRCGDWKLIEYFEDGRIELYNLKDDVGETTDLAAKMPEKAAELRTMLADWRKSVGAAMPAPNPDYDPAKASQRG